From the genome of Spinacia oleracea cultivar Varoflay chromosome 2, BTI_SOV_V1, whole genome shotgun sequence, one region includes:
- the LOC110775704 gene encoding proline-rich receptor-like protein kinase PERK1 → MSSPVPATSPPATNTTTPPPAASTTPPPTAAPPPTATISPPAPPPSTPATAPPPSTPTTAPPPTTPAISPPSIPASSPPPTTPSPSPPAPPGEATPSPPALSPPSPPSSTPSTPSGGSPPSGGGRPSSTPRSSGSGSTPSSGSTPGSSSGSTPDADSGNGISTGTVVGIAVAGVAVLVILSIICLCYARKKKKRRRNEFGGEGYYVPPPPPHGPIGPKDGPYAVQAQQWQQNYPPPAEHYQVPKPPPPPAAQHRPPRPPSPHPPPPPPPAPFMSTGGGSGSSFGSENPLPPPSPGLSLGFVKSPFSYEELAMATNGFSEDNLLGQGGFGYVHKGVLPNGKEVAVKSLKAGSGQGEREFQAEVEIISRVHHKHLVSLVGYCITGAHRLLVYEFVPNDTMEFHLHGKGQPVMEWPSRLRIALGAAKGLAYLHEDCHPKIIHRDIKAANILLDNKFEAMVADFGLAKLSSEVNTHISTRVMGTFGYLAPEYASSGKLTDKSDVFSFGVMLLELITGRRPVDTTNAYMDDSLVDWARPLLTRALEENNFDSLVDQRLQDNFNPSEMARMVACAAACVRHSARRRPRMSQVVRALEGEVSLSDLNEGIRPGQSSIYSSYGSSDYDNNQYKDDMKKFRQMALASTEYGSSEYGGTTSEYGMYPSGSSSEAQSRQTTREMKGDSRGFSEAQSQSRQTTRETEMGKMKGDSRGFSENT, encoded by the exons ATGTCGTCGCCGGTGCCGGCGACGTCTCCTCCCGCCACAAACACAACAACTCCACCTCCGGCAGCTTCCACAACTCCACCACCTACTGCCGCTCCTCCTCCCACTGCCACCATTTCACCTCCCGCCCCTCCGCCTTCTACCCCGGCGACTGCTCCTCCACCGTCGACTCCTACAACCGCTCCTCCTCCTACAACTCCGGCAATCTCTCCTCCGTCAATTCCAGCGTCTTCTCCACCCCCAACGACACCCTCCCCCTCACCTCCTGCTCCGCCCGGTGAAGCAACCCCTTCTCCTCccgctctctctcctccttctccGCCTTCCTCCACCCCTTCCACACCTTCCGGTGGATCCCCTCCTTCCGGTGGCGGAAGACCTTCTTCAACCCCGCGGTCCTCTGGTTCAGGATCAACCCCAAGTTCAGGCTCAACTCCGGGTTCTTCTTCAGGCTCAACTCCGGATGCGGATTCGGGTAATGGAATATCAACGGGGACTGTAGTAGGGATAGCAGTTGCAGGAGTTGCAGTATTGGTAATATTGAGTATAATTTGCTTGTGTTATGccagaaaaaagaagaaaagaagaagaaatgaGTTTGGTGGTGAAGGTTACTATGTCCCTCCTCCTCCACCTCACGGCCCCATTGGCCCTAAAG ATGGACCATATGCTGTACAAGCACAGCAGTGGCAACAGAATTACCCACCACCAGCTGAGCATTATCAGGTGCCGAAGCCGCCCCCACCGCCTGCGGCACAACACAGGCCGCCTAGACCTCCTTCGCCCCATCCTCCGCCGCCACCACCTCCTGCACCATTTATGAGTACTGGTGGTGGTTCGGGGTCTAGCTTTGGGTCTGAGAACCCGCTTCCACCGCCTTCCCCTGGACTTTCACTTGGGTTTGTAAAGAGCCCCTTCTCTTATGAGGAGTTGGCAATGGCTACCAATGGGTTCTCGGAGGATAATCTCTTGGGCCAAGGAGGTTTCGGTTATGTTCACAAGGGTGTGCTTCCGAATGGGAAAGAAGTTGCTGTTAAGTCTCTTAAAGCTGGTAGTGGACAGGGAGAGCGCGAATTTCAGGCGGAAGTTGAAATCATTAGCCGTGTTCATCACAAGCATCTTGTCTCTTTGGTTGGATATTGCATCACTGGGGCACATAGGTTGTTGGTTTACGAGTTCGTTCCAAATGATACCATGGAGTTCCATCTTCATG GTAAAGGGCAGCCTGTCATGGAATGGCCTTCAAGGCTGAGGATTGCTCTTGGAGCTGCAAAAGGATTGGCATATTTGCACGAGGATT GTCATCCAAAAATCATACATCGGGATATTAAAGCTGCCAATATTCTTCTGGATAACAAGTTTGAGGCAATG GTTGCAGATTTTGGACTGGCTAAGTTATCTTCGGAAGTTAATACTCATATATCCACTCGTGTGATGGGAACCTTTGG ATACCTGGCCCCTGAGTACGCTTCTAGTGGGAAACTTACagataaatctgatgttttctCCTTTGGAGTCATGCTTCTGGAATTGATTACTGGGCGACGGCCTGTTGACACAACAAATGCTTACATGGATGACAGTTTAGTTGACTGG GCAAGACCTTTGCTGACAAGAGCTCTAGAAGAAAATAACTTTGATTCTCTTGTTGATCAACGCCTGCAAGACAATTTCAACCCCAGTGAAATGGCACGCATGGTTGCTTGTGCAGCTGCTTGTGTCCGTCACTCGGCAAGGCGCCGACCTCGGATGAGCCAG GTTGTTAGAGCATTGGAAGGAGAAGTGTCTCTATCTGATCTAAATGAAGGAATAAGACCTGGGCAGAGTTCTATTTACAGCTCATACGGAAGCTCAGATTATGATAACAACCAATACAAAGACGACATGAAGAAATTTAGGCAGATGGCTCTTGCGAGTACAGAGTATGGTAGCAGCGAGTATGGTGGAACGACCAGTGAGTATGGCATGTACCCATCTGGTTCAAGTAGCGAAGCCCAAAGTCGCCAAACAACTCGAGAGATGAAAGGAGACAGTAGAGGATTCAGTGAAGCCCAAAGCCAAAGCCGGCAAACTACCCGAGAGACAGAGATGGGTAAGATGAAAGGAGATAGTAGAGGTTTTAGTGAAAACACTTGA